One Rhododendron vialii isolate Sample 1 chromosome 2a, ASM3025357v1 genomic region harbors:
- the LOC131315593 gene encoding protein TIFY 8 isoform X1: MAQSNSNAKNSTDEVNPTVFHDFLGRSCASDSSPAAVKPAASASVGPISATSDLGSERQVSDYFEGVPFYGPRSDLTGTEISNRFAGNKRSNSDSAFLGSSRDGLPHVGPDSLDGVHLMKMLRNAGGERPKRSHEEAMFFNMYRMRPTSTSHILHPPSGSRTDATVSKWERTIPLNVVPTVQYPPRVGQVAPFGCQVPSNRFKDASAGPSVISQAAADEGSRTGIKGSGILSSINARSVVSDRSPSEMLLTGTKQKSGIHNSEPESSTPSSRHGLSSACRQMTIFYGGQAHVFDDVHPNKADVIMALAGSNGGSWSTTYLPKSAPAPGESYVPGGENETGMASNFASPHDFRRRLSNMSTSSHGFGTGDQISGPLASGIRQGNGLMKDEKVSVQAAESRIEEKREA; encoded by the exons ATGGCTCAGAGTAACAGCAATGCCAAGAACAGCACAGATGAAGTGAATCCCACTGTTTTTCATGACTTTCTTGGCCGGAGCTGTGCCTCTGATTCGTCGCCGGCGGCGGTGAAACCGGCGGCGTCTGCCTCTGTTGGGCCCATTTCTGCCACTTCTGATCTGGGTTCTG AAAGACAGGTTTCAGATTATTTTGAGGGGGTTCCGTTCTACGGCCCTAGGAGCGATCTCACTGGGACTGAGATAAGTAACAGATTCGCAGGAAATAAACGAAGCAATTCAGATTCTGCTTTTCTGGGGTCATCCAGAGATGGGCTTCCACATGTGGGACCAGACTCCCTTGACGGGGTGCATTTGATGAAG ATGCTCCGAAATGCAGGGGGAGAGAGGCCTAAACGTTCCCATGAAGAGGCAATGTTCTTTAATATGTATCGAATGAGGCCAACTTCAACTTCTCATATCTTACACCCTCCTTCTGGCAGTAGAACCGATGCCACTGTGTCTAAATGGGAGCGCACTATTCCCTTGAATGTGGTCCCCACAGTGCAGTATCCTCCACGTGTGGGGCAAGTTGCACCTTTTGGGTGTCAAGTACCTTCAAACAGATTCAAGGATGCCAGCGCAGGTCCTTCGGTTATTTCTCAAGCAGCTGCCGACGAAGGGTCCCGAACAGGAATTAAAGGTTCTGGAATTTTGAGCTCTATTAATGCCAGAAGTGTAGTCTCTGATAGAAGCCCCTCTGAGATGCTGCTGACTGGCACCAAGCAGAAGTCTGGCATTCATAATTCTGAGCCAGAATCTTCAACTCCTTCAAG CCGACATGGATTATCATCTGCCTGTCGCCAGATGACTATATTTTATGGTGGTCAAGCCCATGTTTTTGATGATGTCCACCCAAACAAG GCAGATGTGATAATGGCATTAGCAGGATCAAATGGAGGATCTTGGTCTACAACTTATCTCCCAAAATCTGCACCAGCCCCTGGCGAAAGCTATGTACCCGGTGGAGAGAATGAAACAGGAATGGCTAGTAATTTCGCGTCACCGCATGATTTTCGAAGGAGGTTATCCAATATGAGTACCTCCAGTCATGGGTTTGGTACTGGCGATCAAATCTCAGGCCCCCTAGCTTCAG GGATTCGTCAAGGCAACGGGTTAATGAAAGATGAAAAAGTCTCTGTTCAAGCAGCCGAATCGAGGATCGAAGAGAAACGGGAAGCGTGA
- the LOC131315593 gene encoding protein TIFY 8 isoform X3: MAQSNSNAKNSTDEVNPTVFHDFLGRSCASDSSPAAVKPAASASVGPISATSDLGSERQVSDYFEGVPFYGPRSDLTGTEISNRFAGNKRSNSDSAFLGSSRDGLPHVGPDSLDGVHLMKMLRNAGGERPKRSHEEAMFFNMYRMRPTSTSHILHPPSGSRTDATVSKWERTIPLNVVPTVQYPPRVGQVAPFGCQVPSNRFKDASAGPSVISQAAADEGSRTGIKGSGILSSINARSVVSDRSPSEMLLTGTKQKSGIHNSEPESSTPSSRHGLSSACRQMTIFYGGQAHVFDDVHPNKVGYVSEIYLPCSKGLVIRQALLMKFNSGKNG, encoded by the exons ATGGCTCAGAGTAACAGCAATGCCAAGAACAGCACAGATGAAGTGAATCCCACTGTTTTTCATGACTTTCTTGGCCGGAGCTGTGCCTCTGATTCGTCGCCGGCGGCGGTGAAACCGGCGGCGTCTGCCTCTGTTGGGCCCATTTCTGCCACTTCTGATCTGGGTTCTG AAAGACAGGTTTCAGATTATTTTGAGGGGGTTCCGTTCTACGGCCCTAGGAGCGATCTCACTGGGACTGAGATAAGTAACAGATTCGCAGGAAATAAACGAAGCAATTCAGATTCTGCTTTTCTGGGGTCATCCAGAGATGGGCTTCCACATGTGGGACCAGACTCCCTTGACGGGGTGCATTTGATGAAG ATGCTCCGAAATGCAGGGGGAGAGAGGCCTAAACGTTCCCATGAAGAGGCAATGTTCTTTAATATGTATCGAATGAGGCCAACTTCAACTTCTCATATCTTACACCCTCCTTCTGGCAGTAGAACCGATGCCACTGTGTCTAAATGGGAGCGCACTATTCCCTTGAATGTGGTCCCCACAGTGCAGTATCCTCCACGTGTGGGGCAAGTTGCACCTTTTGGGTGTCAAGTACCTTCAAACAGATTCAAGGATGCCAGCGCAGGTCCTTCGGTTATTTCTCAAGCAGCTGCCGACGAAGGGTCCCGAACAGGAATTAAAGGTTCTGGAATTTTGAGCTCTATTAATGCCAGAAGTGTAGTCTCTGATAGAAGCCCCTCTGAGATGCTGCTGACTGGCACCAAGCAGAAGTCTGGCATTCATAATTCTGAGCCAGAATCTTCAACTCCTTCAAG CCGACATGGATTATCATCTGCCTGTCGCCAGATGACTATATTTTATGGTGGTCAAGCCCATGTTTTTGATGATGTCCACCCAAACAAG GTAGGATATGTGTCAGAAATTTACCTTCCCTGTTCGAAAGGTCTAGTGATACGTCAGGCACTTCTCATGAAATTCAACAGTGGAAAGAATGGGTAG
- the LOC131315593 gene encoding protein TIFY 8 isoform X2, whose amino-acid sequence MAQSNSNAKNSTDEVNPTVFHDFLGRSCASDSSPAAVKPAASASVGPISATSDLGSERQVSDYFEGVPFYGPRSDLTGTEISNRFAGNKRSNSDSAFLGSSRDGLPHVGPDSLDGVHLMKMLRNAGGERPKRSHEEAMFFNMYRMRPTSTSHILHPPSGSRTDATVSKWERTIPLNVVPTVQYPPRVGQVAPFGCQVPSNRFKDASAGPSVISQAAADEGSRTGIKGSGILSSINARSVVSDRSPSEMLLTGTKQKSGIHNSEPESSTPSSRHGLSSACRQMTIFYGGQAHVFDDVHPNKTFQEFEIVETDMGNFLIPALNFLCSCFPIKAW is encoded by the exons ATGGCTCAGAGTAACAGCAATGCCAAGAACAGCACAGATGAAGTGAATCCCACTGTTTTTCATGACTTTCTTGGCCGGAGCTGTGCCTCTGATTCGTCGCCGGCGGCGGTGAAACCGGCGGCGTCTGCCTCTGTTGGGCCCATTTCTGCCACTTCTGATCTGGGTTCTG AAAGACAGGTTTCAGATTATTTTGAGGGGGTTCCGTTCTACGGCCCTAGGAGCGATCTCACTGGGACTGAGATAAGTAACAGATTCGCAGGAAATAAACGAAGCAATTCAGATTCTGCTTTTCTGGGGTCATCCAGAGATGGGCTTCCACATGTGGGACCAGACTCCCTTGACGGGGTGCATTTGATGAAG ATGCTCCGAAATGCAGGGGGAGAGAGGCCTAAACGTTCCCATGAAGAGGCAATGTTCTTTAATATGTATCGAATGAGGCCAACTTCAACTTCTCATATCTTACACCCTCCTTCTGGCAGTAGAACCGATGCCACTGTGTCTAAATGGGAGCGCACTATTCCCTTGAATGTGGTCCCCACAGTGCAGTATCCTCCACGTGTGGGGCAAGTTGCACCTTTTGGGTGTCAAGTACCTTCAAACAGATTCAAGGATGCCAGCGCAGGTCCTTCGGTTATTTCTCAAGCAGCTGCCGACGAAGGGTCCCGAACAGGAATTAAAGGTTCTGGAATTTTGAGCTCTATTAATGCCAGAAGTGTAGTCTCTGATAGAAGCCCCTCTGAGATGCTGCTGACTGGCACCAAGCAGAAGTCTGGCATTCATAATTCTGAGCCAGAATCTTCAACTCCTTCAAG CCGACATGGATTATCATCTGCCTGTCGCCAGATGACTATATTTTATGGTGGTCAAGCCCATGTTTTTGATGATGTCCACCCAAACAAG ACGTTCCAAGAATTTGAGATTGTGGAGACAGATATGGGGAACTTCTTAATACCTGCACTGAACTTTCTCTGCTCTTGCTTTCCCATTAAAGCATG GTAG
- the LOC131315594 gene encoding gibberellin 3-beta-dioxygenase 1-like: MSTLLEAYKNNPVQLHHLIPLDFPSLRAVPESHVWPESYNFRLSLPDENLSIPIVDLKDPNIAYNIGRACQTWGIFQVTNHGLPSGLLEDVEYEARRLFSLPVEQKRKVLRSPGGATGYGCARITPFFPKFMWHEGFTVMGSSVDHARVLWPHGYKRFCDAMDKYQKHMKILAHNLFLTILSSLDLSDAENDWAAAVYDSKSNALQLNSYPACPDPTRTIGLAPHTDSLLLTILHHCETNGLQTFRDGFGWVPVHRVSGALTVNVGDLLHILSNGKFPTVCHRAMVNRTRHRISVAYFYGPRADSVVGPFSRLGLPRYQTLTLKEYIGIKAKHLDKALSLITI, translated from the exons ATGAGTACTCTTTTAGAGGCCTACAAGAACAACCCTGTCCAACTCCACCATCTTATCCCCCTCGACTTCCCCTCTCTCCGAGCGGTGCCGGAGTCGCACGTATGGCCGGAATCCTACAACTTCCGGCTATCCCTTCCCGACGAAAACCTTTCCATACCCATCGTGGATCTCAAGGATCCCAACATCGCGTATAATATCGGCCGTGCATGCCAGACGTGGGGGATTTTTCAAGTCACCAACCATGGGCTTCCTTCTGGCCTGTTGGAGGATGTGGAGTACGAAGCCCGACGCCTCTTCTCTCTCCCGGTCGAACAGAAGAGGAAGGTGTTGCGGTCGCCTGGTGGAGCCACGGGATACGGTTGCGCACGAATCACGCCTTTTTTCCCCAAGTTCATGTGGCATGAAGGGTTCACTGTCATGGGTTCTTCAGTGGATCATGCTAGGGTTCTTTGGCCTCATGGCTATAAACGCTTCTG TGATGCAATGGACAAGTACCAAAAACACATGAAAATCCTTGCCCACAACCTCTTCCTCACAATCCTCAGCTCACTGGACCTATCCGATGCCGAAAATGATTGGGCCGCCGCGGTTTACGACTCCAAATCCAATGCCCTCCAGCTCAACTCCTACCCGGCATGTCCCGACCCAACCCGAACCATTGGTCTCGCCCCGCACACCGACTCCCTCCTCCTCACCATCCTCCACCACTGCGAAACAAACGGGCTCCAAACTTTTCGGGACGGGTTTGGGTGGGTCCCGGTCCATCGGGTTTCCGGAGCACTCACGGTTAATGTTGGTGACTTGCTACATATTTTGTCCAATGGGAAATTTCCAACGGTTTGCCATCGGGCCATGGTGAACCGGACCCGGCACCGGATATCGGTTGCTTATTTTTACGGGCCTCGGGCCGATTCCGTTGTCGGGCCTTTCTCGAGGCTTGGGCTCCCGCGTTACCAGACTTTGACGCTTAAAGAGTATATTGGGATCAAGGCCAAGCATTTAGACAAGGCACTTTCTTTGATTACAATCTAA